One Brachyspira suanatina DNA segment encodes these proteins:
- a CDS encoding DUF4132 domain-containing protein — protein sequence MEKFNSSLFSKRYEGYNLEKEICIINRGIVENDIYALDFLREANYTYNKDKEYFYSLYKILETSNNCGIYLILTAILLRNEDEKANLKIADKKIDLLMQKIYDSYYVKYNVVEHLGTPNSITVINDDIIYEDDKRYDLIKKFHVKKSAFGYFSALKPYTPYHIKKAPSNNDIEFIKSSILNNYRIYYILLLSDYSKKSKKLLNIILKTNSYKALTYLMLIRKEGFATTYQESLDYLTNLNVTLADIIISYIFFYSYNDRISYYDSFAVQIKNREFNSFFYSLIKKNSEYFESLFTNKNFVKRVTKNSKNFIPFLNELYSKEIDFGSSKILCSLLENKSQNIRKAAIKIINRKKKESYEYLKTLDNDLARDILKRWKNKKIINSGFKDIDSIVNFVNKNYNKKFEKNLLCLDESLLYGVKSKDSNQNIPIIIIKYIYLEYSRLKAPTKIKDLDKIISYFDFNSFINVIKTIYDRWIFEGADTTYKYVMIPYLVYESDYKIEKVGYNLKEWCESGRISLANYAISTLAFNGSLYSLILIDYISNNFKYYQIKNTSKLAFKAAAKKLDISEDKLSDNIILDFGIDKEGKKLLKDDYYSFTLYINEKLDIEKIFDNKKKEYVSKIDKYHNISKNLLDEFYSIKNNIKVTYKFQASRLNKALMTGKKWISDDWKKLFAENYIMSTLADIFIWTIYNKNDKILQQVKYDRKSNTFFSIENNEEVKLNKNYKLSLASPVEMTDEEIKKSKQLLTDFKIKQPFNQMQNINFSFEDDDIKENIIVKYRNKEVKIKTFKNLSDSLDMELDYENSYIVGYKIIDTSISVGIKINLMGMDNAIDDNDIILFGDIVFYTIDNNEIFSYKNIIDPRTSYVRYVKYIMFNIDNYIKKNVQKTTKIQKRNRRESDIK from the coding sequence ATGGAAAAATTTAATAGTTCTCTATTTAGTAAAAGGTATGAAGGATACAACTTAGAAAAAGAAATATGTATTATCAATAGAGGAATAGTAGAAAATGATATATATGCTTTGGATTTTCTAAGAGAGGCTAATTATACTTATAATAAAGATAAAGAATATTTCTATTCATTATATAAAATATTAGAGACTAGTAATAACTGCGGAATATATTTAATATTAACAGCAATCCTATTAAGAAATGAAGATGAAAAAGCTAATTTAAAAATTGCTGATAAAAAAATAGATTTATTGATGCAGAAAATATATGACTCTTATTATGTTAAATATAATGTAGTTGAACATTTAGGTACTCCAAATAGTATTACTGTAATAAATGATGATATAATATACGAAGATGATAAGAGATACGATTTAATAAAAAAATTCCATGTAAAAAAATCAGCATTCGGTTATTTCAGTGCTTTGAAGCCTTATACGCCGTATCATATAAAGAAAGCACCTAGTAATAATGATATAGAATTTATAAAAAGTTCAATATTAAATAATTATAGAATATATTATATTTTGTTATTGTCAGATTATTCAAAAAAATCTAAAAAACTTCTTAATATAATACTTAAAACAAATAGTTACAAGGCATTAACCTATTTGATGTTGATAAGAAAAGAAGGATTTGCTACAACATATCAGGAAAGTTTAGACTATTTAACTAATCTTAATGTAACTTTGGCTGATATTATTATTTCTTATATATTCTTTTATTCTTATAATGATAGAATATCATACTATGATTCATTTGCTGTTCAGATAAAAAATAGAGAGTTTAATAGTTTCTTTTACTCTCTTATTAAAAAGAATTCTGAATATTTTGAAAGTTTATTTACAAATAAAAATTTTGTTAAAAGAGTTACCAAAAACAGTAAAAACTTTATACCATTTTTAAATGAACTTTACAGTAAAGAAATAGATTTCGGATCAAGTAAAATATTATGCTCACTTTTAGAAAATAAATCTCAAAATATAAGAAAAGCTGCAATAAAAATAATTAACCGTAAGAAAAAAGAATCCTATGAATATTTAAAAACTTTGGATAATGATTTAGCCAGAGATATATTAAAAAGATGGAAAAATAAAAAAATAATTAATTCTGGTTTTAAAGATATTGACAGTATAGTAAATTTTGTAAATAAGAACTATAATAAAAAATTTGAAAAAAATTTATTATGCTTAGATGAATCTTTATTGTATGGAGTAAAAAGCAAAGATTCTAATCAAAATATACCTATAATTATAATTAAATATATATATTTAGAATATTCAAGATTAAAAGCTCCTACAAAAATAAAAGATCTAGATAAAATAATCTCGTATTTTGATTTTAATTCATTTATTAATGTAATAAAAACTATATATGATAGATGGATATTTGAAGGTGCTGACACAACCTATAAATATGTAATGATTCCATATTTAGTATATGAATCAGACTATAAAATAGAAAAAGTTGGATATAATTTGAAAGAATGGTGCGAATCAGGAAGAATATCTCTAGCTAATTATGCAATATCTACATTAGCTTTTAATGGAAGTCTTTATTCTCTTATTCTTATTGATTATATATCAAATAATTTTAAATATTATCAAATAAAAAATACTTCAAAATTAGCATTTAAAGCTGCAGCAAAAAAATTGGATATTTCAGAAGATAAACTATCTGATAATATAATACTTGATTTTGGAATAGACAAAGAAGGTAAGAAATTATTAAAAGATGATTATTATTCTTTCACATTGTATATAAATGAAAAATTAGATATTGAAAAAATATTCGATAATAAGAAAAAAGAATATGTATCCAAAATAGATAAATATCATAATATAAGTAAAAATTTATTAGATGAATTTTACAGCATAAAAAATAATATAAAAGTTACATATAAATTTCAAGCATCAAGACTCAACAAAGCATTAATGACAGGTAAAAAATGGATCTCAGATGATTGGAAAAAATTATTTGCAGAAAATTATATTATGAGTACATTGGCAGATATTTTTATATGGACTATATATAATAAAAATGACAAAATATTACAACAAGTTAAATATGATAGAAAATCAAATACCTTCTTTTCAATAGAAAATAATGAAGAAGTTAAATTAAATAAAAATTATAAATTATCATTGGCAAGTCCTGTAGAAATGACAGATGAAGAAATAAAAAAATCTAAGCAGTTATTAACAGATTTTAAAATAAAACAGCCATTTAATCAAATGCAAAATATTAATTTCTCTTTTGAAGATGATGATATAAAAGAAAATATTATTGTAAAATATAGAAATAAAGAAGTAAAAATAAAAACTTTTAAGAATTTGAGTGATTCTCTTGATATGGAATTAGATTATGAGAATTCATATATAGTTGGATATAAAATCATAGACACATCTATATCAGTTGGAATAAAAATCAATCTAATGGGTATGGATAATGCCATAGATGATAATGATATTATTCTCTTTGGAGATATTGTATTTTATACTATAGATAATAATGAAATATTCTCATATAAAAATATAATAGATCCTAGAACATCATATGTAAGGTATGTTAAATATATAATGTTTAATATAGATAATTATATTAAAAAAAATGTGCAAAAAACAACAAAAATACAAAAAAGGAATAGGAGAGAATCAGATATAAAATGA
- a CDS encoding polyprenol monophosphomannose synthase, with product MKAIIVLPTYNEKDNIEKMLNKVLSLPEYIEILVVDDNSPDGTASVVEKYLSNNRVHLLKREKKEGLGPAYIAGFKHSFQYNPDYVIEMDADFSHDPNFVIIFIERMENEKLDLLIGSRYCNGISVVNWPLRRLFLSYYGNRYASFVLGSKIMDITGGFKCFRVSVLKNMNFDNILSAGYSFQIEMNYSFESNGYKVEEEPIIFYERRSGQSKMSKNIIAEALFRVVRLRFRNKKKYFNNQSK from the coding sequence ATGAAAGCCATTATAGTATTACCTACATATAATGAGAAAGATAATATAGAAAAAATGCTTAATAAAGTATTATCATTACCTGAATATATAGAAATTTTAGTTGTTGATGATAATAGCCCAGATGGTACTGCAAGTGTTGTAGAAAAATATTTATCAAATAATAGAGTGCATTTGCTGAAAAGAGAAAAGAAAGAAGGATTAGGACCTGCATACATTGCTGGATTTAAACATTCATTTCAATACAATCCTGATTATGTAATAGAGATGGATGCAGATTTCTCTCATGATCCTAATTTTGTTATTATATTTATAGAAAGAATGGAAAATGAAAAATTAGATTTATTAATAGGATCAAGATACTGTAATGGTATAAGTGTTGTAAATTGGCCTCTGAGAAGACTTTTTCTTTCATATTATGGAAATAGATATGCATCATTTGTGTTGGGTTCTAAAATTATGGATATTACTGGCGGATTTAAATGTTTTAGAGTATCTGTATTAAAAAATATGAATTTTGATAATATACTTTCAGCTGGATACTCTTTTCAGATAGAGATGAATTATTCTTTTGAGAGTAATGGTTATAAAGTAGAAGAAGAACCTATAATATTTTATGAAAGAAGAAGCGGACAATCAAAAATGTCTAAAAATATCATAGCAGAAGCTTTATTTAGAGTTGTACGTTTAAGATTTAGAAATAAGAAGAAATATTTTAATAATCAATCAAAATAA
- a CDS encoding carboxymuconolactone decarboxylase family protein, with translation MARVKFMEYEEAQGKVKEAFDYQLKKSGNVTNMKKALLNDYATYEAFMGWYVSFDRLVEVVGKRAAMILAHSVSTTNGCMLCSLFFIRDLKAIGDDPKNLKLDEKEQLLSQLGMQMVKDPNGVTDELMNNLKKHFNDSEIVTIVGFAAQMMATNNFNAVLKIDLDESLIPIQGEFEKETWRAKNN, from the coding sequence ATGGCTAGAGTTAAATTTATGGAATATGAGGAAGCTCAGGGAAAAGTAAAAGAAGCTTTCGATTATCAATTAAAAAAAAGCGGCAATGTTACAAATATGAAAAAAGCATTATTAAATGACTATGCTACTTATGAAGCATTTATGGGTTGGTATGTTTCATTCGATAGATTAGTAGAAGTTGTAGGTAAAAGAGCTGCTATGATATTGGCTCATTCTGTTTCTACTACTAACGGATGTATGCTTTGTTCTTTATTCTTTATCAGAGATTTAAAAGCTATAGGAGATGATCCTAAAAATCTTAAACTTGATGAAAAAGAACAATTATTATCACAATTAGGTATGCAGATGGTTAAAGACCCTAATGGTGTTACTGATGAACTTATGAATAATCTTAAAAAACATTTCAATGATTCTGAAATAGTTACTATAGTTGGTTTTGCAGCTCAAATGATGGCTACTAATAATTTCAATGCTGTATTAAAAATAGATTTAGATGAATCTTTGATACCTATACAAGGCGAGTTTGAAAAAGAGACTTGGAGAGCAAAAAATAATTAA
- a CDS encoding tetratricopeptide repeat protein, which produces MSYFEKGLQLFRETQFEKASELFIKALEEDVNNSEIYNYLGLSKQAMGLYEESINYYSRGIEIDENYSELYYNRANCKCNLGYYEEAIKDYDKVIELVPTHSKAYDDRGYAKGNLGYYEEAIKDIDKAIVLDSRNIDAYIDRAFIKLMSKKYIEAIEDYKKVLELDDTEVYAYNGIGDAKRSIGLYEEAITYYNKVLEISNANSSYAYNNRGACKIGLGLYNEAIIDINKALEIYDEYIDAYNNRGTAEYNLGLYEEAIKDFDKAIELSPKYFYAYNNRGNAKSALGLYEEAVEDFNTAINIEPKYIDAYYNRAVAKNNMELHNEAIKDYDIVIELDNNNVNAYYNRALSYYNLSDYEEAIKNYDKVIELTPKSADAYNNRGFAKYSIGLYEEAVKDYDKAIEIDSNYEKAKNNKEEALKKLSK; this is translated from the coding sequence ATGTCATACTTTGAAAAAGGTTTGCAATTATTTAGAGAAACTCAGTTTGAAAAAGCATCAGAGTTATTCATTAAAGCATTAGAAGAAGATGTTAATAATTCTGAAATATATAATTATTTGGGACTTTCTAAACAGGCTATGGGCTTATATGAAGAATCTATTAATTACTATAGTAGAGGTATAGAAATTGATGAAAACTATTCTGAACTCTATTATAATAGAGCAAATTGTAAATGCAATTTAGGTTATTATGAAGAAGCTATAAAAGATTATGATAAAGTTATAGAACTAGTACCTACTCATTCAAAGGCTTATGATGATAGAGGATATGCTAAAGGTAATTTAGGTTATTATGAAGAAGCCATAAAAGATATTGATAAAGCTATTGTGTTGGATAGCAGAAATATAGATGCTTATATAGATAGGGCATTTATAAAATTGATGTCAAAAAAATATATTGAAGCTATAGAAGATTATAAAAAAGTGTTGGAGTTAGATGATACGGAAGTATATGCCTATAATGGAATAGGGGATGCTAAGAGAAGTATAGGATTATATGAGGAAGCTATTACTTATTATAATAAAGTTTTAGAAATTTCTAATGCCAATAGTTCTTATGCTTATAATAATAGAGGAGCATGCAAAATAGGATTAGGTTTGTATAATGAAGCTATAATAGATATAAATAAAGCATTAGAAATATATGATGAATATATAGATGCTTATAATAATAGAGGAACAGCAGAATATAATTTAGGACTTTATGAAGAAGCTATAAAAGATTTTGATAAAGCTATAGAATTATCACCTAAATATTTTTATGCATACAATAATAGGGGAAATGCAAAAAGTGCATTAGGTTTATATGAAGAAGCTGTAGAAGATTTTAATACAGCAATAAATATAGAGCCTAAATATATTGATGCATATTATAACAGAGCAGTTGCAAAAAATAATATGGAGCTTCATAATGAGGCTATAAAAGATTATGATATAGTAATAGAATTAGATAATAATAATGTAAATGCTTATTATAATAGGGCTCTTTCATATTATAATTTATCAGATTATGAAGAGGCAATTAAAAATTACGATAAGGTTATAGAATTAACCCCTAAATCTGCAGATGCTTATAATAACAGAGGATTTGCTAAATATAGTATTGGATTATATGAAGAAGCTGTAAAAGATTATGATAAAGCCATAGAGATAGATTCTAATTATGAAAAGGCTAAGAATAATAAAGAAGAAGCTTTAAAAAAATTGTCTAAATAG